Proteins co-encoded in one Cytobacillus sp. NJ13 genomic window:
- a CDS encoding response regulator transcription factor — protein sequence MQKVFIIEDDPKIAEHLQSHLVKYGYDAAAAEQFDDVMGEFHKHKPDLVLLDINLPSFDGYYWCRQIRKESICPVIFISARVGEMDQVMALENGGDDFITKPFHPEIVMAKIRSQLRRAYGEYATQAQERVLEAEGLKLFPERLELCFRDKSVQLSKKEADIIENLLERHPRVAGREDLLEKLWDEQVYVDENTLNVNMARVRKKFEAIGLSGAVETVRGAGYRLIVTW from the coding sequence ATGCAGAAAGTATTCATTATTGAGGATGATCCGAAAATCGCGGAGCACCTGCAGTCACACTTAGTGAAGTATGGCTATGATGCTGCGGCTGCGGAACAGTTCGATGATGTGATGGGGGAATTTCATAAGCATAAACCGGATCTTGTGCTCCTGGATATTAATCTTCCGAGCTTTGATGGCTATTACTGGTGCAGGCAAATCCGGAAGGAGTCGATTTGTCCAGTTATATTCATTTCTGCGCGGGTAGGGGAGATGGACCAGGTGATGGCGCTTGAGAATGGCGGCGATGATTTCATCACCAAGCCGTTTCATCCGGAAATTGTGATGGCGAAGATCCGCAGCCAGCTTCGCAGGGCTTACGGGGAATATGCCACGCAGGCCCAGGAACGAGTTCTGGAGGCAGAGGGATTGAAGCTGTTTCCGGAAAGGCTGGAATTGTGTTTCCGTGATAAAAGCGTTCAACTGTCCAAAAAAGAAGCGGATATTATTGAGAATCTACTGGAGCGGCACCCGCGTGTGGCCGGACGTGAAGACTTGCTGGAAAAGCTTTGGGATGAACAGGTCTATGTGGATGAAAATACGCTGAATGTGAATATGGCGAGGGTAAGAAAAAAATTTGAGGCAATCGGGCTTTCAGGAGCGGTCGAAACAGTGAGAGGCGCAGGCTACCGCTTGATCGTTACCTGGTGA
- a CDS encoding ABC transporter permease, translating to MNLIDLSWRNMKRNFRLYTIYFISMFVGVVIYFTFSGLMFNKDVVAAIQNKENYKMVISLASVIVFLFIVFFILYANSFFMKQRKKEFGMYLLYGMKERQVASMVFFETLFLSAISVFSGILIGGLLSKFFGAVLMNLMRYNEDISFAFPLEAIISTILLFALLLIIITIQSYLNVRRVQLVELFHAKEKMDKPLTFSFGLALLSILLIAGSYYMITIGDTDIWKEHFNETLTAVTVALIAGTYLFFRQFSGWILQKMSQSKNYFNGNKMLWISSLRFSIRGNTVNFTFNSLISAIVIFTVGFIAVDYAVKGEVVKKEFPNHIAFSSQDQETQRQIEQLMNDSHPIIDHETITGIQTEKIQNRDAFFSHPEYYTEEFYLFPESQLNAIVELRKTGEKADLKGEESIILSRGIDKPTKYKSSQPEMTVLEDNTFHVVEKIRYPLLSIPTSPGGNTKPQPSVLIISDEAFENLREHHTLSSFEIYQIEDPKTSNDVSREVYDLVMKTEGAYYSAYIDMYSVDTESSSLILFSVAFFAVIALFALGSVIYFKQLREATEEREHYAILRKIGVDDKEMKKIIRKQLLFVFLPPLLLGLLHSWFLLYYTVILVIKDLPSLTTIIFSVMGLYVLTYLIFYVSSVSIYYKIVSEKNTR from the coding sequence ATGAATTTAATAGATTTATCATGGAGGAACATGAAGCGGAACTTCCGGCTGTATACCATTTATTTCATTTCCATGTTTGTCGGGGTTGTCATTTACTTTACCTTTTCTGGTTTAATGTTTAACAAAGATGTAGTCGCCGCCATTCAAAATAAAGAAAACTACAAAATGGTTATTTCCCTTGCTTCGGTGATTGTCTTTTTGTTTATTGTCTTCTTTATTTTATACGCGAACTCCTTTTTCATGAAGCAGCGAAAAAAAGAATTCGGCATGTATTTACTTTACGGAATGAAGGAAAGACAAGTTGCGTCAATGGTCTTCTTTGAAACATTATTCTTAAGCGCCATTTCGGTTTTCAGCGGTATATTAATCGGCGGATTGCTATCAAAGTTTTTCGGTGCGGTATTAATGAACTTAATGCGCTACAATGAGGACATTTCTTTTGCTTTTCCATTGGAAGCTATCATTTCAACGATTCTGTTATTCGCATTATTACTCATCATCATTACAATACAAAGTTATTTGAATGTCCGGCGTGTCCAGCTGGTAGAATTGTTTCATGCAAAGGAAAAGATGGATAAACCGCTCACATTTTCTTTTGGCTTGGCGTTATTGTCCATTCTATTGATTGCCGGGTCCTACTACATGATTACCATAGGGGATACAGACATCTGGAAAGAACATTTTAATGAAACATTAACAGCTGTCACAGTGGCATTGATTGCTGGGACGTATTTATTTTTCCGCCAGTTTTCCGGGTGGATATTGCAAAAAATGAGCCAAAGTAAAAATTATTTTAACGGCAATAAAATGCTATGGATTTCCTCTCTCCGTTTTTCCATTCGAGGAAATACAGTCAATTTTACATTCAATTCACTGATTAGTGCGATTGTCATCTTTACAGTTGGATTTATTGCTGTAGATTACGCTGTTAAAGGCGAGGTTGTGAAAAAAGAATTTCCAAACCATATTGCCTTTTCGTCCCAGGATCAAGAAACCCAAAGACAAATTGAACAGCTGATGAATGACTCTCATCCAATCATTGATCATGAAACCATTACAGGAATCCAAACAGAAAAAATCCAAAATAGAGATGCTTTTTTTAGCCATCCCGAATATTACACGGAAGAGTTTTACCTTTTTCCGGAATCCCAATTAAATGCAATTGTCGAATTGCGTAAAACGGGTGAAAAAGCAGATTTAAAAGGTGAAGAATCCATTATTTTATCAAGAGGAATAGATAAACCAACAAAATATAAAAGTTCTCAGCCTGAAATGACCGTTTTGGAAGACAATACATTTCATGTAGTCGAAAAAATACGATACCCGCTGTTGAGCATCCCAACGAGCCCTGGCGGAAATACAAAGCCCCAGCCTTCTGTACTCATTATTTCAGACGAAGCTTTTGAGAACTTAAGGGAACATCACACCCTTTCTTCATTTGAAATTTATCAAATCGAAGATCCCAAAACATCTAATGATGTATCACGAGAAGTATACGACCTCGTTATGAAAACAGAAGGGGCCTATTATTCGGCCTATATTGATATGTATTCCGTTGATACGGAGTCGTCTTCTTTAATCCTGTTCTCCGTTGCCTTTTTTGCCGTTATTGCATTGTTTGCATTAGGGAGTGTCATATACTTTAAACAGCTGCGCGAAGCTACAGAAGAGCGGGAACACTACGCCATTCTGCGGAAAATCGGTGTGGACGACAAAGAAATGAAAAAGATTATCCGAAAACAATTGCTGTTCGTATTTTTGCCGCCGCTCCTGCTGGGGCTGCTGCACAGCTGGTTTCTTTTATATTACACAGTCATCCTGGTCATAAAAGATTTGCCTTCTTTAACGACGATTATTTTTTCTGTCATGGGGTTATATGTGTTAACGTATCTAATCTTTTACGTTTCATCTGTATCTATTTACTACAAAATTGTCAGCGAAAAAAACACACGATGA
- a CDS encoding aspartyl-phosphate phosphatase Spo0E family protein — translation MCHFCSELRKKIQLFRKTLIETGIKKGLEHPETIKNSQILDELIFRFQSKCK, via the coding sequence ATGTGTCATTTTTGCAGTGAACTTAGAAAAAAGATTCAACTTTTTAGAAAAACACTTATTGAAACTGGAATAAAGAAAGGATTAGAGCATCCTGAGACTATAAAAAACAGTCAGATATTGGATGAACTTATCTTTAGGTTCCAGTCTAAATGTAAATAG
- a CDS encoding ABC transporter ATP-binding protein: MTKMIQTKNLSKSYGKTQVLKNIDLTVERGELTAIMGPSGSGKTTLMNTLSTIDAFSGGNVWIEGNSLLEMKKKALREFRQKRMGFIFQDYNLLDTLTVKENILLPLSLQKTPAAEMEMRLAKLIDALNIESILHQYPSEISGGQKQRTAAARAIITNPAIVFADEPTGALDSRSATQLLEQIQLLNETFNTTVLMITHDPYAASYCQRVVFLRDGKIVNEMFKGEQTEKEFFDRILTIQSAIGSDRR; the protein is encoded by the coding sequence ATGACTAAAATGATACAAACCAAAAACTTATCGAAATCGTATGGAAAAACACAGGTCTTAAAAAATATTGATTTGACTGTTGAACGAGGGGAACTGACTGCTATTATGGGTCCCTCCGGCTCTGGAAAAACGACGTTAATGAATACCCTATCAACCATTGATGCCTTTAGCGGGGGGAATGTTTGGATTGAGGGAAATTCCCTTTTAGAAATGAAAAAGAAAGCCCTGCGGGAGTTCCGTCAAAAAAGAATGGGATTTATTTTTCAAGACTATAACTTACTGGATACCTTAACGGTGAAGGAGAATATCCTGCTCCCGCTCTCGCTGCAAAAAACACCTGCTGCAGAAATGGAAATGCGGTTAGCAAAATTGATTGATGCCTTAAATATTGAATCCATCTTACATCAATATCCATCTGAAATTTCCGGCGGTCAGAAACAGCGCACAGCTGCCGCACGGGCAATTATTACTAACCCTGCAATTGTATTTGCTGATGAACCAACGGGTGCACTCGATTCCAGATCTGCTACCCAGCTGCTGGAACAAATTCAGCTGCTCAATGAAACATTCAACACAACTGTTCTGATGATTACCCATGATCCGTATGCAGCAAGCTACTGTCAGCGCGTAGTTTTTCTCCGCGACGGAAAAATCGTCAATGAAATGTTTAAAGGCGAGCAAACGGAAAAGGAATTCTTTGACCGCATCCTTACGATCCAAAGTGCAATAGGAAGTGACCGGCGATGA